Proteins co-encoded in one Synechococcus elongatus PCC 6301 genomic window:
- a CDS encoding fasciclin domain-containing protein has product MAKILEVAREAGCFQTLLTAVEVAGLVDALNSDGPFTVFAPTDDAFAALPPGTVTTLVQNPPQLARILKFHVTAGALSKADLIDRPSVDSLEGAPIPIGRAEPFEIKNATVLSADIACDNGIVHVLNRVILMG; this is encoded by the coding sequence ATGGCCAAAATCCTTGAGGTTGCCCGCGAGGCGGGTTGTTTTCAGACGCTACTCACAGCCGTTGAAGTCGCTGGCTTAGTCGATGCACTCAATAGCGACGGTCCTTTTACCGTCTTTGCACCTACCGATGATGCTTTTGCAGCACTACCACCGGGCACAGTGACAACGCTGGTTCAGAACCCGCCGCAACTAGCTCGAATTCTCAAGTTTCACGTTACGGCAGGTGCTCTATCCAAAGCAGACCTGATCGATCGCCCGTCAGTTGATTCGTTAGAAGGCGCACCAATTCCCATTGGACGAGCAGAGCCGTTTGAAATCAAAAATGCGACAGTTTTGTCTGCTGATATTGCCTGTGATAACGGCATTGTTCATGTCTTGAATCGCGTCATTTTAATGGGCTAA